Genomic window (Ciconia boyciana chromosome 12, ASM3463844v1, whole genome shotgun sequence):
CCTCAGGCAGCTCTGAGCCCTCCTGCTTAGTGAACATACGTGTCCCCCCAGGCCTGCGGCGTGGATTTCGAGGTCAAAGGATTTTGTGCTGAAAATCTGGAGGAGAAAATTCACAAGAGGTATTTGCAGGGGATCCCTTTCCTGCCCCATGGCCCTAGAACCAAACCACCAGATCGTTTTGGGGTGGCCAGCTTAGGGGTCAGGCAAAGGACCTGCTGTCAGCCTGTGCCACGCTTGGATGGGGTACTTTGCCCAAAGGAAGGGCAGTGGTCCCCATGTCAGCGCCCACCACGTCCTAAGAGCAGCCTGCAGCTTGCATCCTTCGGCTAGAGACACTGTGATGTCCCTGAAGACAGCCGACGTGTCCCCCTCGAAGGCCGTGTCACCTCATCCCTGCCAGGGGGACCGGGGGTGACGGCTTCTCGCCCCGCAGGAACTCGGTGCGCCTCATCATCCGCAAGATCCAGTTTGCACCCCTGAAGATGGGGCCACCCCCGAAGTCGGAGACCACCCGGCAGTTCATGATGTCCGACAAGCCCCTGCACCTCGAAGCCTCCCTGGATAAGGAGGTCAGTACAGGGGCTGTCCCCTGGCTCGTGCCACCACGTGCATCCCCAGGGACAAGGGACCGGGATGCCTGGTCACATAACCAAGCCTCTTCCCACTGCAGGTCTACTACCACGGAGACCCCATCAATGTGACTGTCAACATCAACAACACTACCAGCAAgattgtgaaaaaaattaagatctcAGGTgagagagggcaggaggggcacGTCCCAGCACCCACCGCATCCTGGCCTCCCCGTCGGAGATGGGGACTGCGCGCCCGTGCCTCTGCCGCATCACCAACGCTGCGCCCTCTTGTCTCTCCTCAGTTGATCAGATCACAGATGTGGTCCTCTATTCGCTGGATAAATACACAAAGACTGTGTGCACCGAGGAGATAAAGTAAGTAaaaaggggctgggggtggcgtGGTGTCGCGGccagagggaggaagagaaaggaggaggaggaggaggggagagagatggggagagggggtggGGAAGACGGTTTTACACCAGGCAGCAAAAATACCGGGTTTAGAAGAGCAGatgcagaggaagcagaggagagggaaggctGTGGACAACCGTGCCTCCCAGCCCAAGCTGTGTCGGCTGGGGAGGTCCCTGGGGAAGGTGCGCAGCTGCTCCCCGGCTGCTTCCTCTCCTCGCTTTGCATCTCTGAGGCCAGCCACAGCCTCTGTGCCCCTGAGAAGGAGGAGGGCTGCAGCAAAGGCGGGGGGGGTAGAAAAAAGAAGTGGTTGAATAAGGGAACGAAAGGAGGAAACGGGCACAGGCAGCTgcgtggggagggcagggcaggggggtcTGGCTCTGCCCAGGTGCCTGGCACAACGCTGAGCATCCCTGGTGGGTGCTGAGGACCCGCCAGGCTGGTGCTGGCTCTgagctctcctctcccaccccttccAGCGAGAACGTGGCGGCCAACTCCACCTTCTCCAAAACGTACTCCGTCACCCCCACGCTCTCGGCCAACCGTGAGAAGCGAGGCCTCGCTCTTGACGGCAAGCTCAAGCACGAGGACACCAACCTGGCCTCCACCACCATGTAAGAGTCGGGTGGGCTCCCCGTGCTGCCCGCCACTGCTGGACCCATGCCTTCCCCCCCTCCAACAGCTTCCTGCTCCTCGGGATGCTCTGGGCTCCCACCAAGAGTCCCCCACTCCTCCTGTGCCTGAGCCCACCCCATCCAGATAGAAAATGTAGGGGGTTTGTGACATGGCCACAGACCCACCTCTCCATCTCATAGGAGACGTAGCCTCCCAGTCCCAGCCATCGTCCAAAGCCCCTGtatccctctgcagagctgcatcaGGGCTTGTCTCAGGAGTAAATCCCAGCTCAGGCAGCTCAAGTGGCCCCCAGAAAGAGCTCTGTGGCTTCAGCCAAGTGACCTGCCCTCCCCTCTCTTTTACTGCCACGGTGTGTTGTCCTCTCCTGCGACACCCCGGTGCACCCCACATGAAATGGGGCACGGAGACAGCCTCGGGAGCTGCTGCGGGGGGAGCGGACGGGGTCTGCGAGGAGCACTGCCCGCCTCACCGCCTCGCTCTGCCTTTCTCCTAGCCTGAGACCCGGCATGGACAAGGAGGTGCTGGGCATCCTGGTGTCCTACAAAGTGAAGGTCAACCTGGTGGTGTCCCGAGGAGGGTGAGGCTCTGCGGGCGCGGGGGGCAGGGACCGTCCCCTTGGGCCGTGCTGTGGGATCTTGTACCACCAGGCAGATGACGAAGGGACTCATGCCGTGGATCCCCttgtccctgccctgctcccccggGCCACGGGGCAGCCGGGCGCTGGGCTGCTCTCTGACTCCcacacctccatccccatcGCTGTTGCCCTTCACCCCTATTAGAAATCATCTTCTACCTTATTATAAAGCAAAGCCTAACACTTCCCCTCCTCCGCCTTGGCTGATTTCTGTCCCTTCTCTCCCgctgctgcagcatcctggGGGATCTCACTTCCAGGTAAGGAGGGAGCTGCCTGCGGGGCCAAGCACGGTGCGGTGCTGGGCGGGTTTATTGAAAGAAGTGCTTTTCCTTCCAGCGACGTTGGTGTTGAGCTGCCTGTCATCCTCATGCACCAGAAGCCTGCGGACGGTAAGTAGCGCCTGGGATGCTGCTGAAACgcaggggaggaagaggcagtCCCCGGTCAGAGGGGAACTGGTAAAAGCAACACCGATGCAGCCGCCTCTGTGCAAAgggccctgctctgcccagcatccccGGCTGCAGGAcgggcagagctgctccagctgcgCGGCAGCCACCCTCTGTCTGGGACCAGCCGTgggagcagctctcctccccGCGGTGCCCCGGCTGCCGCCCATCTCAACATCTCGCTTTCAAGAAAAACACCTGAGCATTAAGAAGAGATGTTAGTTGAAATGTCCTTTCTCTATTAACCTGCATGTGTGTCTCTCTCAATCCTTGCCTCCCTGTGCTTTGCTTATCAATGGACTACAGATAAGCCAAGGTAAAGAGATGTTTCCTTATACCTCAAGCCAGTATTTCCTCTAACACATAAACCATCCAGATCCATCGCAGAGGGATGCAACAGATCCATTGCAGATGGATGCGATGCCCCATTCCAGTTTGAGATTACATCCTTGGATTAAATCATCCAGGCCTCCAAGTCCTGAGCCCCTGTGTCACAGCAGACAGCATGACACCCTCCATGgtggcacaggcagcaggagcGTTGTCACAGGCTGGGAGGATTCAAATGCTGGGCTCGGCACATGTTTTGCAAATTTCCAGGGCTTATTTTACGACTCCCCTTGCTGCAAACacagcagcctctcctgctgcaaGCCCAGCCCTTGCCTTGTCCCTCGGAAGCAGCCGGCAGTGCCGCGTCTCCCCGTCACAAGTGTCACCACTGGACATAACGTCCCCTACGGCCTCAGTCCCCACCCACCCCGCGCTGAGGTCCCTTGGCTGCTGGAAGCGGCGCCGGTCACAGCCCCGTGCCCCCGCACAGTCCCCAGTGCCAGagccctcttctcctcccacagCATGAGCTTACTCCAGCTGAAGCCACAGCTGGGGTTGCTTCCCTCTGGGAAGCCGCAGCGTGCCAAACCCATTCCTGGCAGCCGTGCCTGGCAGCCACGGCCACCAACCAGCCCCGCAGCCGGCCCTGGCTTGCAAAGCCCCAAAAGGCTGTTTTTGTGTCTGGTTACACCCTGCAACGGGACACGAGCACTGGGATTTGGAGCCTGGAAACTCGGGCTGCAACTGCAAGGCTTTCACACCAAAGCCAATCAGTTTCCCAGCTCAGCGAGGATACTTAAACTTGCAGAGGAGGAAATCTCTTGGCCTGTCCCCACCGTCGCTCCCTGTAGATTTTGCCAAGTCGTTTCACATTCGCAAGCTTTTGGAATTGGTTTTGCTGACTCTTTTTTTCCGTTTTCTTCCCCCACTTTTCATTTTGCGGCTCTCCCTTGATGTCATCTGCCGCTCGCCTTTCGCAAGGAGGTAACTAATCTCTTTGTCtccactttaatttcttttccttcctttttttcccttgacaatgcaaaaatattgtCTTAAAAAACGCCAAAAGTTGCAGGCAAGAGCCCAGCTCCTCCGGTCACGCACGCTCGCAGTTGAGCCAGCGATCTGTCCTGGATTTGTGTGCTCGGGCCAGGCCGTGGCTCACAGTGACTGTTCCCTGCAGTGTGGGGGGTGACGGGGCCGGGGCGAGCACCGCATTCTCCCCTAGGAGGAGCAGGGTTTGGGTGCCAGCAGGGCTTTCGCCCTCTTCGCTGCGGTGCATCCCGGGCAGCCAGACCGTGGGCTCCCCGCGGCCGCCTTCCCCGGGCTCACCACGCTCTGCTCTCCTTTCCAGCGAGGAGGACATTGTCATCGAGGAATTCGCTCGCCAAAAACTCAAGGGGGAGAAAGACGACGAGGATGAGAAGGAGGAGGCTGACAAAGAGGAAAGCTAACCTGCTGCCCGCTCGCACGGAGAGCCACCGGTCCCACGCGCCCCGGTTTGGGACGTAGATGCCCGTAGCGCGTTCCCCGCTGTACCGCACGCGGTGCAGACACCTCAGCCCTCTCGGCGCGGTGCGATGTGTTCCCCTAAGTGCACCCTCCTCCCCCGGGCTCCTCGCACCGACTCCACGCCCTGGTTGCGGTGGCGGGAGCCACCCGGTACCGCCACGCCGGAAAGCCTGACTGCGCGCAGGGCGGCGCTCCCACCTCCttgcacccatgggtgccagcgaggggacagggacagggagggtgCACCGGAGCCCGCCCGAGCGCCGTCACCAGCGTGTTTGTCGTTTGCCTGCGTTATGCAATGCTCCGTGACACCGTTATAAATAAACCCGCCCCAGTGGCCCGGTGCAGGCTCCGTGTCGTGGTGCCGGGGCGCAGGGCCCACCGCGGGACAGCCCGAAGCGGGCAGCCGGTGCCTCTGCCGGCCCGGGCAGGCTGCCGCGGGCCGAGGCGGGAGGGCGAGGCGCCGGacggcccggcggcggccgctcccggcccggccccccgccacAGGCCGCAGCGGCGGCCGCCACCGGCACCGCCCCCGGAGGGCGGCCCGGCGCCATGGCAACCGCCCGCCCCGGGGGTGGGGCGGAGTGACGTGTCGGTGACGCCGGCGGAAGTGacgcgcggcgcggcgggcggggcggcggcggcggtgtgCGCTCGGCGGTGTCTCCTTCTCCTCAGTCACGGCTCCGGCTCGGCCTCCCCGCGCCGCCATGTCCgcccccggcagcggcggcgagTTCGGGAACCCGCTGCGGAAGTTCAAGCTCGTCTTCCTGGGCGAGCAGAGCGGtgagcggggcggcggcgccgggcggggcgggccgcggggGAGccgatggggctggggggggtgagGAGCCTCCACGGGCCTTCCGCTGCGGGGGTGAGGAGGAGCCGTGAGGGGCGGGGTGAGGAGGCCCGAAGGGCCCGGAGCgtgtggggggaggggggaggaacCGCTGAAggcccccggggaggggggcgcggTGGGTGGGGAGCCGTGAGGGTCTTGCGGCGGCGGAGGAACCGTTAAGGGCCTTTCTCTGCCCGCGGAGGAGGCGGTGGCGAGCCGTCCGGGGCCCCCGCGGGGGGCGTCGGCCAGAGGGCGCCCGCCCGAGggaggggcggccccgccgccgtcTGGCCTTAGGCCTCCGCCGGCGGGAGGCGCGGGCCTGACGAGCTCCCGGGTCCCCGTTTCCACCACTCAGCCGGGCTGCGTGCCCGGCGGGCCTGGCTACCCGCCTGCCGGAGCCGGGCCTGCTCCCGGGGCTGGCCCGCAGTGCGCCCGCAGCCGGGCTGgtggggcggcgcggggcttggcggggccgggcgggcggccgggcctTGCTGGCGTCTGGGGGAAATGCGGTGGCTCTCGGGCTGCTGCTCCGCCCCGTGCGTGGTGTCTCAGGCCGCGTCCACGCCGAGTGGGAGGCATatactggagagagaaaagatgtGGCAAGGCGGTGCTGCTTGTATAGCGTGGCCGCTGCCTCCCTTacaccttcatttttttgttttacctgGAAGGTGCCTCCCTTTTGAACCCCTTTCCTCATAATGCATGGGTGAGTGGTATCTTTGTCTTGAAATTGTGGTATTCTTTGCTGTATTACTCTCTTTAGATCGCTTATTGTGTACCTCCTCCTCGGTCCCAGAACTGTGGGTCTTGGAGGAATTTCCAGAAGTTGTCCAATTCCCCTGCCTTACCAAGGCAGGATTGACATTGCTGCTGACAGATGTTTGTCTGCCCTGTTTTTAACCCTCTCCAATGTTCACAATTTCACGGCCTTTCTAGGCCGTGtattccttttccctcttctcttccatCCATGtcctttgaatttttcttgGCTTCCTCCAGCTTCCTGAGAGAGGATCGGAGATCTTATCTTTGGTTCCCATTTCCTGTCAGTTCTGTGCTTTGTCTCTTGATAATATTTGGAGACATAAATTTAAAGGTTTTAAGCAAGCCACCGAAGTTTACTCTGTATCTAAAAATCTTTGTGTGAAGAAAGGATGCAAGCCCTTTGTTGTGGGgggtaaaaagcaaaatgttgcttttttagCTAGCCAGAGGCAGCTAAATAGCGTCCAGGACATCACCGTGTCTTGTTTTGATGTTTCTGCCTATAAGTCCTAGACTTGGTGATTACATAAGTAGCGAAATATGAATAACAAAGCAGATTTATTGCTTGCTTAAAGCAAACATATAAGTCTGTCATATGCATCACAACGTACCCAATTTAAGGACCAGGTTTTCATCATGATTAATTTTTGACCTACTGAGATTGATTTGGCTTAACACACTTATGTCATTTTGTGAATGAATTTCTGAGCTGGTTGTTTTGCAGG
Coding sequences:
- the ARR3 gene encoding arrestin-C, which codes for MAEGAKVFKKTSPNSKLSIYLGKRDFVDHVESVDSVDGVCLIDPEYLKDRKVYVTLTCAFRYGRDDLDVIGLTFRKDLYVLTTQIFPPVPDQTPKTLTPLQEKLMKKLGENAYPFTFEIATNLPCSVTLQPGPDDVGKACGVDFEVKGFCAENLEEKIHKRNSVRLIIRKIQFAPLKMGPPPKSETTRQFMMSDKPLHLEASLDKEVYYHGDPINVTVNINNTTSKIVKKIKISVDQITDVVLYSLDKYTKTVCTEEINENVAANSTFSKTYSVTPTLSANREKRGLALDGKLKHEDTNLASTTILRPGMDKEVLGILVSYKVKVNLVVSRGGILGDLTSSDVGVELPVILMHQKPADDKPRSEEDIVIEEFARQKLKGEKDDEDEKEEADKEES